From Streptomyces sp. SAI-135:
TCGGCTTCAACTACCGCAGAGTGCCCGCCACCGCCCTGGCCCGCCGGATGGTGGCCGAGGGCCGGCTCGGCAGGCTGCGGCACGTCCGGGTGGTCTACCTGCAGGACTGGCTCGTGGACCCGCAGGCCCCGCTGACCTGGCGGCTGCGCAGGGAAAAGGCGGGCTCGGGCTCGCTCGGCGACCTCGGCTCGCACATCGTCGACCTCGCCCAGTACCTGGCGGGAGAACCGCTGTCCGGAGTGTCCGCCCTGACGGAGACCTTCGTACGGGAACGGCCGCTGGCCGGGGGCGCGGTCAAGGGCCTGTCCGCCGTCTCCGGCAGCGGCACCGGTCAGGTCACCGTCGACGACGCGGCCCTGTTCACCGGACGCTTCACCTCCGGCGCCCTCGCCTCCTTCGAGGCCACCCGGTACGCGACCGGCCGCAAGAACGCCCTGCGCATCGAACTCAACGGGGACCGCGGCTCGTTGGCCTTCGACCTGGAACGCCTCAACGAACTCGCCTACCACGACGCCACGGAACCCGGCACGCACGCAGGCTTCCGCCGCATCCTGGTCACCGAGCCCGACCACCCCTACCTGGACGCCTGGTGGCCGCCCGGCCACGGCCTGGGCTACGAGCACACCTTCGTCCACCAGGCCCGCGACCTCGTCCACGCCATCGCCGAGGGCCGCCGCCCCGAACCCTCCTTCGCCGACGGGCTCCAGGTGCAGCGGGTGCTCGCGGCCGTGGAGGAGAGCGCCGAGAAGAACTCCGTCTACACCCCGATCGCCGTCTGAGGAGGCCCGGAACCATGCCGCGTCAGTTCACCCTGTTCACCGGTCAGTGGGCCGACCTGCCTCTCGAAGAGGTCTGCCGGCTGGCCCGCGAGTTCGGTTACGACGGTCTCGAACTCGCCTGCTGGGGCGATCACTTCGAGGTCGACAAGGCGCTCGCCGACCCCTCGTACCTGGACTCCCGGCACGCGCTGCTCGACAAGTACGGCCTCAGCTGCTGGGCGATCTCCAACCATCTGGTCGGCCAGGCCGTCTGCGACGCCATCATCGACGAGCGCCACCAGGCGATCCTGCCGCAGGTGATCTGGGGCGACGGTGATCCGGAAGGGGTCCGGCGGCGGGCCGCGGAGCGGATGAAGGACACCGCGCGGGCGGCTGCCGCCTTCGGGGTGGAGACCGTGATCGGTTTCACCGGCTCGGCGATCTGGCATCTGGTGGCGATGTTCCCGCCCGCGCCCGAGTCGATGATCGAGCGGGGCTACGAGGACTTCGCCCGGCGCTGGAACCCGATCCTGGACGTCTTCGACGAGGTGGGTGTGCGGTTCGCGCACGAGGTCCATCCCAGTGAGATCGCCTACGACTACTGGACGACCCGGCGGGCTCTGGAGGCGGTCGGTCACCGTCCGGCGTTCGGGCTGAACTTCGATCCCTCGCACTTCGTGTGGCAGGACCTGGACCCGGTGGGTTTCCTGTACGACTTCCGGGACCGGATCTACCACGTGGACTGCAAGGAGGCGCGCAGGCGTCTCGACGGCCGCAACGGCCGTCTGGGCTCCCATCTGCCCTGGGGTGATCCGCGCCGCGGCTGGGACTTCGTCTCGGCCGGTCACGGGGACGTGCCGTGGGAGGACGTGTTCCGGATGCTGCGCTCCATCGACTACCAGGGCCCGATCTCGGTCGAGTGGGAGGACGCCGGGATGGACCGTCTCCAGGGCGCGCCCGAGGCGCTCAAGAGCCTCAAGAAGTACGACTTCGAACCCCCGTCGGCCTCCTTCGACGCCGCGTTCGGAGGCAACGAGTAAGCCGCACCGCTCAGTTCCGGGATGACGGCGCATCCCGGCGTACCCACACCCACCCGTACGTCCGGCCCCACTCCGGAGGCAACCGTGCACGGGAAAGACCGCACCACCCCGACCGGCAGAATCGGGACCCACAGACCCCGCACCCCTCGGCACAGAGCGGTGGCCCTGCTCACCGGCCCCACGCCGGCCGCCACCACCCGGCTGAGAGGAGGGATCTCATGAACACAACCAAACGATGGTCCACGGCAGTTGCCGGCGCGGCCCTGCTCGTCGGCTGCGTGTCCCAGCCCGCCGCGTCGCACAGCGCCGACACCACACGGGTGCTGGTCTTCTCCAAGACGGCCGGCTTCCGGCACGACTCGATCCCCGACGGCGTGACGGCCGTACGCGAACTGGGGCAGGGCGCCGGCTTCACGGTCGACGCCACGGAGGACGCGGCCGCCTTCACGCCACGCAACCTGCGCCGCTACGACGCCGTCGTCTTCCTCTCCACCACCGGTGACGTCCTCGACCCCGCACAGCAGCGGGCGTTCGAGGGCTACATCCGCGGCGGCGGCGGATACGTCGGCATCCACGCGGCCGCCGACACCGAGTACGACTGGGCGTTCTACGGCGGCCTCGCCGGCGCCTACTTCCAGTCGCACCCGGCGATCCAGCCGGCCACGGTGACCGTCGAGGACCGGGCCCACCCCTCCACATCGGATCTGCCCCCGGCGTGGAACCGCACCGACGAGTGGTACAACTACCGCTCCAACCCCCGCGAGCGGGTCCACGTCCTGGCCTCCCTCGACGAGTCGTCCTACACCGGCGGCACCATGAACGGCGACCACCCCATCGCCTGGTGCCAGGCCTACCAGGGCGGCCGGGCCTTCTACACCGGCTTCGGCCACACCAAGGAGTCCTACGCCGACCCAGCCTTCCGCGGCCACCTGCTGGGCGGCCTCCGGTACGCGACCGGCGACGCACAGGCCGACTGCCGGCCGGAGAACGGCTACCGCCCGCTCTTCGACGGCACGGCCGCCTCACTGACCGACTGGAAACAGGCGGGACCCGGCTCCTTCGCCCTGTCCGACGACGGCACACTCACCTCGTCCGGCGGCATGGGGATGCTCTGGTACGCCGGTTCCGGCCAGGGCTTCGGCTCGTACTCCCTGAAGCTCGACTGGAAGACGGCCGGCGCCTCCGGAGACGACAACTCCGGTGTCTTCGTGGGCTTCCCGCCCTCGGACGACCCCTGGTCCGCCGTGGACAACGGCTACGAGATCCAGATCGACGCCACCGACGTACCCGAGAAGACGACCGGGTCCGTCTACGGCTTCCGCTCCGCCGACCTGGACAAACGCGACCGCGCGCTGAACCCGCCGGGGGAGTGGAACACGTACGAGATCCGCGTGGAGGGCGAACGCCTGCGCGTCTGGCTCAACGGCGTGAAGATCAACGACTTCACCAACACCGACCCGGCCCGGAGCCTGCGTGACGGGCATGTCGGCATCCAGAACCACGGAGCCGACGACCGGGTGTCCTTCCGCGACATCCGGATCAGAGAACTGCCCGTCAAGGGCGGCTGAGCGGCGACGGGCGGGGGACGCCGGACCCCCGCCCGCCGTCTTTCCCCTCCTGAGCGGGGTTCGCGTACGACGCGCCCGGCGTTCCACGGTCGGCGGCCACCCATGCCCGAACCACCGTCGACCTGCACCGGCATCCCCACGCGGCCCCCCACCTCGCCGAACACTCCCTCCCCTCCCTCCGTCAGGCAGTGGCGCTCTCACAAGGAAGCACTCCATGACCCACCCCCAGGCCCACCAGGCGACCCCCGCGGCAGACACCCAGGGCACCACCCTCGCCCGGACCCCGCTGCACGACCTGCACAGCCACCTCGCCGACCGCCTCGACGACGCCGCCCGCGACTGGCTCGAGAAGGCCCTCGACGAGGCCGCCGCCCACCCCGGCACCCACGGCCCGATCTCCGTGTGGGAGCTGCGCCTCGCCGAGGCCGGACGCCGCTGCGGCCCCGAACACGCCGACGCCGCCCGCATCCTGATCCTGCACGCGGCCCGCGCCGACCCCGACGCCCTGACCCGGGTCTACGCCCAGGGCACCGCCGCCGAACGCCGCGCCGTCCTGCACGCCCTGCCCCACCTCGTACCCGGACCGCAGGCCCTCCCGCTCGTCGAGGACGCCCTGCGCACCAACGACACCCGGCTCCTGGCCGCTGCCGTCGGCCCCTACGCCGCCCGCCACCTCGACGCCCACCACTGGCGCCACGCCGTCCTCAAGTGCCTGTTCACCGGCGTGCCCGTGACCGAGGTGGCCGACCTCGACCGCCGGGCCCGCGCCGACACCGAACTCGCCCGCATGCTCGGCGACTACGCCGCCGAACGCACCGCCGCGGGCCGCCCCGTACCGGAGGACCTGCACCGCGTCCTGACCCTCACCGACCCCACCGCCACCCCACCCGCGCCGGCCGCCGACCACGGCCCCGACCACGCGGACGGCACCCACGGCAAGGAGTCCTGATGCGCATCTTCGACCCCCACATCCACATGACGTCCCGCACCACCGACGACTACCAGGCCATGCACACCGCCGGCGTGCGGGCCGTGGTCGAACCGTCCTTCTGGCTGGGCCAGCCCCGCACCTCTCCCGCCACCTTCCTCGACTACTTCGACTCCCTGCTGGGCTGGGAACCCTTCCGCGCCGCCCAGTACGGCATCGCCCACCACTGCACCCTCGCCCTCAACCCCAAGGAGGCCAACGACCCGCGCTGCCTGCCCGTCCTCGACGAACTGCCCCGCTACCTCGTCAAGGACCAGGTCGTCGCCGTCGGCGAGATCGGCTACGACTCCATGACCCCCGCCGAGGACACCGCGCTGGCCGCCCAGCTCCAGCTCGCCGCCGACCACGAGCTGCCCGCGCTCGTCCACACCCCGCACCGCGACAAGCTCGCCGGCCTGCGCCGCACCCTCGACGTCGTCCGTGAGTCCGACCTGCCGACGGACCGGGTCCTGATCGACCACCTCAACGAGACCACCGTCAAGGAGGCCAAGGACAGCGGCTGCTGGCTGGGCTTCTCCGTCTATCCCGACACCAAGATGGACGAGGAGCGCATGGTCGCCCTCCTGCGGGAGTACGGCCCCGAACAGGTCCTGGTGAACTCCGCCGCCGACTGGGGCCGCAGCGACCCCCTCAAGACCCGCAAGGTCGCCGACCTGATGCTCGCCGAAGGCTTCACCGAGGACGACGTCGACCGCGTCCTGTGGCGCAACCCCGTCGCCTTCTACGGATTCAGCGGCCGCCTGAACCTCGACGTGCCGGTCACCGACCCCACCCACGAGGGCAACTCCATCCTCCGGGGCCCGCGCACCACGGAGGCGTGAGCCATGCGCTTCCGCCACCCCGACGGCACCACCGTCCACCTCGCCTACTGCACCAACGTCCACCCCGCCGAAACCCTCGACGGCGTCCTCGCCCAGCTCCGCGACCACTGCGAGCCCGTCCGCCGCCGCCTCGGCCGCGACCGCCTCGGCATCGGCCTCTGGCTCGCCCACGACGCCGCCCACGCCCTGGTCAGCGACCCCTCCGCGCTGCGCGGCCTGCGCGGGGAACTCGACCGCCGCGGCCTCGAAGTCGTCACCCTCAACGGCTTCCCCTACGAGGGCTTCGGCGCCGAGGAGGTCAAGTACCGCGTCTACCGGCCCGACTGGACCGACCCCGAACGCCTCGACCACACCACCGCCCTGGCCCGCGTCCTGACCGGCCTCCTCCCCGACGACGTCACCGAAGGCAGCATCTCCACCCTCCCGCTGGCCTGGCGCACCCCCTACGACGACGCGAGCGCCGACAAGGCCCGCACCGCCCTGCGCACCCTCGCCGAACGCCTCGACGCCCTCCAGGAACTGACCGGCCGCTCCATCCGCGTCGGACTCGAACCCGAACCCGGCTGCGTCGTCGAGACCACCCGTGACGCCCTCGCCCCCCTGACCGCGATCGCCCACGACCGCATCGGCATCTGCGTCGACACCTGCCACCTCGCCACCTCCTTCGAAGACCCGCACACCGCCCTGGACGCCCTCACCGAAGCCCGCGTCCCCGTCGTCAAGACCCAGCTCTCCGCCGCCCTGCACGCCGAACACCCCCACCTGCCCGAGGTCCGCGAGGCACTCGCCGCCTTCGACGAACCCCGCTTCCTGCACCAGACCCGCACCTCCACCGCCGCCGGACTGCGCGGCACCGACGACCTCGGCGAAGCACTCACCGGCGACGCCCTGCCCGACGGAGCACCCTGGCGCGCCCACTTCCACGTCCCCCTGCACGCGGCCCCCGCCGCCCCCCTCACCTCCACGCTCCCGGTCCTCGAGTCCACCCTCACCCGGCTCGTCGGCGGCTCCCGCCCCCTCACCCGCCACCTGGAGGTGGAGACCTACACCTGGCAGGCCCTCCCTCCCGAACTCCGCCCCCGCGGCCGCCCGCAGCTCGCCGACGGCATCGCCGCCGAACTCACCCTCGTGCGCGACCTGCTGACGGACCTCGGCCTCAAGGAGCTGCCATGACCCACCACACCCCGACAACGGGCCCGACCCCCCTCCTCGTCCTCGACGTCGTCGGCCTCACCCCCCGCCTCCTCCACCACATGCCCCACCTCAAGACCCTCGCCCGCTCCGGCTCCCATGCCCCGCTCGGCACCGTCCTGCCCGCCGTCACCTGCGCCGCCCAGTCCACCTTCCTCACCGGCACCCACCCCGCCGAGCACGGCATCGTCGGCAACGGCTGGTACTTCCGCGAGCTGGGCGAGGTCCTGCTGTGGCGTCAGCACAACGGCCTGGTCGCCGGCGACAAACTGTGGGACGCCGCCCGCCGCGCCCACCCCGGCTACACCGTGGCCAACATCTGCTGGTGGTACGCCATGGGCGCCGACACCGACGTCACCGTCACCCCCCGTCCCGTCTACTACGCCGACGGCCGCAAGGAACCCGACTGCTACACCCGGCCCCCGGCCCTGCACGACGAACTCACCGAGAAACTCGGCACCTTCCCCCTCTTCCACTTCTGGGGACCCGGCGCCGACCTCGTCTCCAGCCAGTGGATCATCGACGCCACCCGCCACATCATGGCCACCCGCCACCCCGACCTGACGCTCTGCTACCTCCCCCACCTCGACTACGACCTGCAACGCTTCGGGCCCGACGACCCACGCTCCCTCAAAGCAGCAGCCGACCTCGACCGGGCACTGGCCCCGCTCCTGGACGACGCCCGCGCGGAGGGGCGTACCGTCGTCGCCCTGTCCGAGTACGGCATCACCCGCGTCAGCCGACCGGTCGACATCAACCGCGCCCTGCGCCGCGCCGGTCTCCTCGAGGTGCACACCCAGGACGGCATGGAGTACCTCGACCCGATGGCCTCCCGCGCCTTCGCCGTCGCCGACCACCAGATCGCCCACGTCTACGTCCGCCGCCCCGAGGACCTGGACGCCACCCGCGCCGCCCTCGACGGCCTGCCCGGCATCGGGCAACTCCTCGACGACGAGGGCAAGAAGGCCCACCACCTCGACCATCCGCGTGCCGGCGAACTCGTCGCCGTGGCGGAGCCGGACGCCTGGTTCACGTACTACTACTGGCTCGACGACGACCGCGCGCCCGACTTCGCGCAGCTCGTCGAGATCCACCGCAAACCCGGCTACGACCCGGTCGAACTCTTCATGGACCCGCTCGACCCGTACGTCAAGGTCAAGGCGGCCACCGCACTGGCCCGCAAGAAGCTCGGCCTGCGCTACCGCATGGCGGTCGTGCCCCTCGACCCGTCGCCTATTCGCGGCAGCCACGGCCGCCTGCCCGAGAGCGACGACGAAGGTCCGCTGCTCATCTGCTCCACCCCCCGTGCTGTCGGCGACCGCATCGCGGCCACCGACGTGAAGTCACTCCTGCTCCGGCTGGCCGGTCTTTCCCGACCGGTCCCCAGTGAAGCACCCGCCACTGACAACGCCCTGTGACCCCGAGGAGTCCAGACATGAGCCGCAGGTTCCAGTCCGACCCCGAACTCACCCACCGCCTCACCAGACGAGGCATGCTCGGCGTGGCCGCGGGCGCCACCGCCGCCGTGCTGCTGGGCACCGCGGCCTCCCCGGCCGGCGCCGCCACCCAGGCCGCGACCGGCACCACCGGCCACGGCCGCGGACGCCCGGTCCTGCCCCCCGGCCGCCTCGGCATCCAGCTCTACAGCCTCCGCGACAAGGTCTCCACCCTCGGCTTCGCGCCGGTCTTCGCCGAACTGGAGAAGTACGGCTACGACGAGGTCGAGTTCGCCGGCTACAGCCAGGGCTCGGCCGGACCGATCACCCTCGCCCAGCTCAGGCGCCTGGCCCGCGACCACGGACTGAACCCGATCGGCAGCCACGTCGGCTACTACTCCGACGACCCGAACGCCTACACCTTCGCCCAGAACCTCACCCAGGTCCTCGACGACGCCCAGGCCCTCGGCCTCAAGCACATAGGCACCGCCTCGGGACCGTTCCGCTACGGCTCGACCGTCGACGCGTGGAAGCGTGCCGCCGAGGAGTTCAACACCTACGGCGCGGCCGCGAAGGCCCGCGGCATGAAGTTCTACCAGCACAACCACTCCGAGGAGTTCTCCTTCGCCACCGACAACCCCAAGGTCCGGCTCTACGACGTGCTGCTCAAGGAGACCGACCCCGACCTGGTGTTCCTGGAGATGGACATCTTCTGGGCGTACTCCGGCCAGTTCCGCTTCTCCCGGCGGCCCGACGGCACACCCGCACCCTTCGAGCCCCTGGACTACGTCCTCAGGCAGCCCCACCGCTACCCGCTCTTCCACGTCAAGGACGGGGTGCGCGACCCTGCCGACACCTACGGCTACCGCATGACCGACGTCGGCGACGGCGACATCAACTACCAGAAGTTCATCTCCGCCGTGACCCGCCTGCGGGGCGAACGCCTCGCCCACCACTGGCAGGCCGAACACGACCAGCCCGCCGAGTCGTTCACCTTCGCCCGCCGCTCCAGCGCCCACCTGCACTCGCTGCGGGAGAAGTGCTGACCGCACACGACTGAGGCGGGACCCCGAGGGCGCAGGGGGCGCTCCCCGCCGGTCGGGGTCCCGCCGCGTGCAGCGGGGAGGACCGTCAGCCCCGGACGGCCGGAACGACCGCCGGGGTGAGGCGCTCCTCTCCCGCGTGCACGTTCATGGAGTGGCCGCGGAGGCAGCCGATGAGGGTGAGCCGGTTTCGGTGGCGAGGCCGACGGCGAGGGAGGGTCTCACCTCCGAACCGTCCCGACGGGCATCCTCTCGATCCGGACCGCGGCCGCCTCGAACTCGACGGCCCCCGCGATCGGACAACTGGCCTTCGCCGCCGCCC
This genomic window contains:
- a CDS encoding Gfo/Idh/MocA family oxidoreductase; its protein translation is MAQPQQSEGAEVPPLRVGMVGYAFMGAAHSQGWRTAGRVFDLPRRPVLSVICGRDTDAVRRAADRHGWAAAETDWRALIERDDVDLVDICTPGDSHAEIAVAALAAGKHVLCEKPLANTVDEARAMTRAAEEAYERGQLTMVGFNYRRVPATALARRMVAEGRLGRLRHVRVVYLQDWLVDPQAPLTWRLRREKAGSGSLGDLGSHIVDLAQYLAGEPLSGVSALTETFVRERPLAGGAVKGLSAVSGSGTGQVTVDDAALFTGRFTSGALASFEATRYATGRKNALRIELNGDRGSLAFDLERLNELAYHDATEPGTHAGFRRILVTEPDHPYLDAWWPPGHGLGYEHTFVHQARDLVHAIAEGRRPEPSFADGLQVQRVLAAVEESAEKNSVYTPIAV
- a CDS encoding sugar phosphate isomerase/epimerase family protein, with protein sequence MPRQFTLFTGQWADLPLEEVCRLAREFGYDGLELACWGDHFEVDKALADPSYLDSRHALLDKYGLSCWAISNHLVGQAVCDAIIDERHQAILPQVIWGDGDPEGVRRRAAERMKDTARAAAAFGVETVIGFTGSAIWHLVAMFPPAPESMIERGYEDFARRWNPILDVFDEVGVRFAHEVHPSEIAYDYWTTRRALEAVGHRPAFGLNFDPSHFVWQDLDPVGFLYDFRDRIYHVDCKEARRRLDGRNGRLGSHLPWGDPRRGWDFVSAGHGDVPWEDVFRMLRSIDYQGPISVEWEDAGMDRLQGAPEALKSLKKYDFEPPSASFDAAFGGNE
- a CDS encoding ThuA domain-containing protein; translated protein: MNTTKRWSTAVAGAALLVGCVSQPAASHSADTTRVLVFSKTAGFRHDSIPDGVTAVRELGQGAGFTVDATEDAAAFTPRNLRRYDAVVFLSTTGDVLDPAQQRAFEGYIRGGGGYVGIHAAADTEYDWAFYGGLAGAYFQSHPAIQPATVTVEDRAHPSTSDLPPAWNRTDEWYNYRSNPRERVHVLASLDESSYTGGTMNGDHPIAWCQAYQGGRAFYTGFGHTKESYADPAFRGHLLGGLRYATGDAQADCRPENGYRPLFDGTAASLTDWKQAGPGSFALSDDGTLTSSGGMGMLWYAGSGQGFGSYSLKLDWKTAGASGDDNSGVFVGFPPSDDPWSAVDNGYEIQIDATDVPEKTTGSVYGFRSADLDKRDRALNPPGEWNTYEIRVEGERLRVWLNGVKINDFTNTDPARSLRDGHVGIQNHGADDRVSFRDIRIRELPVKGG
- a CDS encoding EboA domain-containing protein, encoding MTHPQAHQATPAADTQGTTLARTPLHDLHSHLADRLDDAARDWLEKALDEAAAHPGTHGPISVWELRLAEAGRRCGPEHADAARILILHAARADPDALTRVYAQGTAAERRAVLHALPHLVPGPQALPLVEDALRTNDTRLLAAAVGPYAARHLDAHHWRHAVLKCLFTGVPVTEVADLDRRARADTELARMLGDYAAERTAAGRPVPEDLHRVLTLTDPTATPPAPAADHGPDHADGTHGKES
- a CDS encoding TatD family hydrolase — its product is MRIFDPHIHMTSRTTDDYQAMHTAGVRAVVEPSFWLGQPRTSPATFLDYFDSLLGWEPFRAAQYGIAHHCTLALNPKEANDPRCLPVLDELPRYLVKDQVVAVGEIGYDSMTPAEDTALAAQLQLAADHELPALVHTPHRDKLAGLRRTLDVVRESDLPTDRVLIDHLNETTVKEAKDSGCWLGFSVYPDTKMDEERMVALLREYGPEQVLVNSAADWGRSDPLKTRKVADLMLAEGFTEDDVDRVLWRNPVAFYGFSGRLNLDVPVTDPTHEGNSILRGPRTTEA
- the eboE gene encoding metabolite traffic protein EboE, which encodes MRFRHPDGTTVHLAYCTNVHPAETLDGVLAQLRDHCEPVRRRLGRDRLGIGLWLAHDAAHALVSDPSALRGLRGELDRRGLEVVTLNGFPYEGFGAEEVKYRVYRPDWTDPERLDHTTALARVLTGLLPDDVTEGSISTLPLAWRTPYDDASADKARTALRTLAERLDALQELTGRSIRVGLEPEPGCVVETTRDALAPLTAIAHDRIGICVDTCHLATSFEDPHTALDALTEARVPVVKTQLSAALHAEHPHLPEVREALAAFDEPRFLHQTRTSTAAGLRGTDDLGEALTGDALPDGAPWRAHFHVPLHAAPAAPLTSTLPVLESTLTRLVGGSRPLTRHLEVETYTWQALPPELRPRGRPQLADGIAAELTLVRDLLTDLGLKELP
- a CDS encoding alkaline phosphatase family protein produces the protein MTHHTPTTGPTPLLVLDVVGLTPRLLHHMPHLKTLARSGSHAPLGTVLPAVTCAAQSTFLTGTHPAEHGIVGNGWYFRELGEVLLWRQHNGLVAGDKLWDAARRAHPGYTVANICWWYAMGADTDVTVTPRPVYYADGRKEPDCYTRPPALHDELTEKLGTFPLFHFWGPGADLVSSQWIIDATRHIMATRHPDLTLCYLPHLDYDLQRFGPDDPRSLKAAADLDRALAPLLDDARAEGRTVVALSEYGITRVSRPVDINRALRRAGLLEVHTQDGMEYLDPMASRAFAVADHQIAHVYVRRPEDLDATRAALDGLPGIGQLLDDEGKKAHHLDHPRAGELVAVAEPDAWFTYYYWLDDDRAPDFAQLVEIHRKPGYDPVELFMDPLDPYVKVKAATALARKKLGLRYRMAVVPLDPSPIRGSHGRLPESDDEGPLLICSTPRAVGDRIAATDVKSLLLRLAGLSRPVPSEAPATDNAL
- a CDS encoding sugar phosphate isomerase/epimerase, coding for MSRRFQSDPELTHRLTRRGMLGVAAGATAAVLLGTAASPAGAATQAATGTTGHGRGRPVLPPGRLGIQLYSLRDKVSTLGFAPVFAELEKYGYDEVEFAGYSQGSAGPITLAQLRRLARDHGLNPIGSHVGYYSDDPNAYTFAQNLTQVLDDAQALGLKHIGTASGPFRYGSTVDAWKRAAEEFNTYGAAAKARGMKFYQHNHSEEFSFATDNPKVRLYDVLLKETDPDLVFLEMDIFWAYSGQFRFSRRPDGTPAPFEPLDYVLRQPHRYPLFHVKDGVRDPADTYGYRMTDVGDGDINYQKFISAVTRLRGERLAHHWQAEHDQPAESFTFARRSSAHLHSLREKC